One stretch of Pandoraea oxalativorans DNA includes these proteins:
- the gmk gene encoding guanylate kinase yields the protein MSPQSHAPQPALHAEYPGNLFMVVAPSGAGKSTLVNALLAQDRDVRLSISCTTRAPRANEEEGVHYNFISVEQFLERRKRGEFLESAEVHGNYYGTSRVWIEEQMREGRDVLLEIDWQGAQQVRKRFSNAVGIFILPPSIEALEERLKKRGTDEPKVIARRLLAAGGEIAHAPEADFIIINDEFQRALDQLQSVFTAVRLRFASQYARHKTLFTDLDIHAPNDHE from the coding sequence ATGTCCCCGCAATCACACGCCCCGCAACCCGCCTTGCATGCCGAGTATCCCGGCAATCTGTTCATGGTGGTCGCCCCTTCGGGTGCGGGCAAGTCCACGCTCGTCAACGCGCTGCTCGCGCAGGATCGCGACGTTCGTCTGTCGATCTCCTGCACGACGCGAGCACCACGTGCCAACGAAGAAGAAGGCGTGCACTACAACTTCATCTCGGTCGAACAGTTTCTCGAGCGCCGCAAGCGTGGCGAGTTTCTGGAAAGCGCCGAGGTGCACGGCAACTATTACGGTACGTCGCGCGTGTGGATCGAAGAGCAGATGCGCGAAGGCCGGGACGTGCTGCTGGAAATCGACTGGCAGGGCGCGCAGCAGGTGCGCAAGCGCTTTTCGAACGCGGTCGGTATCTTCATTCTGCCGCCGTCCATCGAAGCGCTGGAAGAGCGCCTGAAAAAGCGCGGCACCGACGAGCCGAAGGTCATTGCACGCCGCTTGCTGGCGGCCGGTGGTGAGATCGCCCACGCGCCGGAAGCGGACTTCATCATCATCAATGACGAATTCCAGCGCGCGCTGGATCAACTGCAATCGGTGTTCACTGCTGTGCGTCTGCGATTCGCTTCGCAGTATGCGCGGCACAAGACGTTGTTCACCGATCTGGATATCCACGCGCCGAACGATCACGAGTAA
- a CDS encoding RelA/SpoT family protein yields the protein MSHAKSPATSIAADEPKAGEPKPERKKKKGESATRQYIDALLEQSYRHLFGPTATPEQPRKHEVVSIARLKGMLGEYLKESDLAQIKEAFQFSDEAHLGQYRQSGQPYITHPVAVAEICAEWKLDAQSIMAALLHDVMEDQGVTKAELAERFGPKVAELVDGLSKLDKMEFRSREEAQAESFRKMLLAMARDVRVILVKLADRLHNMRTLGVTSTEKQRRVARETLDIYAPIAHRLGLNNTYRELQDLSFANYHPRRYAVLDKAVKAARGNRREVVGKILDAVEKALKDGEVSADVFGREKTLFSIYTKMQEKQLSFSQVLDVYGFRVVVESNAQCYLALGVLHALYKPVPGKFKDYIAIPKVNGYQSLHTTLVGPFGTPIEFQIRTRRMHEIAEAGVAAHWLYKNGGADMNDVQKHAHQWLQSLLDIQSETGDSTEFLEHVKIDLFPDAVYVFTPKARIMALPRGATALDFAYSVHSDLGNQCVAVKINNELLPLRTELKNGDIVEVITAPYSKPNPVWLGFVRTGKARSAIRHYLKTMRFAESVQLGERLVEQALKGYGLTMSEISPEIWDKLAQWTGNKDRQDIFADIGLGRRVAAVMAKRLAVLTSGKEGENDDSPDDPDSPRTGDENVGPPVLITGTEGMSVQFSACCRPIPGDAIMGYIGIGLGMAIHTTDCPVARRIHRKDPTRWIDVAWAPQPGRLFDVGIKVLVHHNRGVFSRVAADITASDANIVHIGMDEVVPDESATLRFLIQVSDRVHLANVMRRIRVNPDVMRVARERPSERHQDDVHAMRISRERGNY from the coding sequence ATGAGTCATGCGAAATCACCGGCCACGTCCATCGCTGCGGATGAACCCAAAGCGGGGGAGCCCAAGCCCGAGCGCAAGAAGAAAAAGGGCGAGAGCGCCACGCGACAGTATATCGACGCGCTGCTGGAGCAGTCCTATCGGCACCTCTTCGGTCCGACGGCAACGCCCGAGCAGCCGCGCAAGCACGAGGTCGTCTCGATCGCCCGTCTCAAGGGCATGCTTGGGGAGTACCTCAAGGAAAGCGACCTCGCGCAAATCAAAGAAGCCTTCCAGTTCAGCGATGAGGCCCACCTGGGTCAGTATCGCCAGAGCGGACAGCCTTACATCACCCATCCCGTAGCCGTTGCCGAGATCTGTGCCGAGTGGAAACTCGACGCGCAGTCGATCATGGCAGCCCTGTTGCACGACGTGATGGAAGATCAGGGCGTGACCAAGGCCGAACTCGCCGAGCGATTCGGACCGAAGGTCGCCGAGCTGGTCGACGGCCTGTCGAAACTCGACAAAATGGAGTTTCGCAGCCGCGAAGAAGCGCAAGCCGAGAGCTTCCGCAAGATGCTGCTGGCGATGGCGCGCGACGTGCGCGTCATTCTCGTCAAGCTGGCCGACCGTTTGCACAACATGCGCACGCTGGGCGTGACGTCGACGGAAAAGCAGCGCCGCGTGGCGCGCGAAACGCTCGACATCTACGCACCGATTGCGCACCGCCTCGGCCTGAACAATACCTATCGCGAACTTCAGGATCTGAGCTTCGCGAATTACCATCCGCGTCGTTACGCCGTGCTGGACAAGGCCGTGAAGGCCGCGCGCGGCAACCGGCGAGAGGTGGTCGGCAAGATTCTCGACGCGGTCGAGAAGGCCCTGAAAGACGGCGAAGTCAGTGCCGACGTCTTCGGCCGCGAGAAGACGCTCTTCAGCATCTATACGAAGATGCAGGAAAAGCAGTTGTCGTTCTCGCAGGTGCTGGACGTGTACGGCTTCCGTGTGGTCGTCGAGTCGAACGCACAGTGCTATCTCGCGCTCGGCGTGCTGCACGCGCTCTACAAGCCCGTACCGGGCAAGTTCAAGGATTACATCGCGATTCCGAAGGTCAACGGCTATCAGTCGTTGCATACGACGCTCGTCGGCCCCTTCGGCACGCCCATCGAATTCCAGATTCGCACGCGCCGCATGCATGAGATTGCGGAAGCGGGCGTGGCCGCGCACTGGCTGTACAAGAACGGCGGCGCGGACATGAACGACGTGCAGAAGCATGCACACCAGTGGCTACAGTCGCTGCTCGACATTCAGAGCGAGACGGGCGACTCCACCGAATTCCTCGAACACGTCAAGATCGACCTGTTCCCCGATGCCGTCTACGTCTTCACGCCGAAGGCGCGCATCATGGCGCTGCCGCGCGGTGCGACGGCGCTCGACTTCGCCTATTCGGTTCACAGCGATCTGGGCAACCAGTGCGTGGCCGTCAAGATCAACAACGAGTTGCTGCCGCTTCGCACCGAACTGAAGAACGGCGACATCGTAGAAGTCATCACCGCGCCGTATTCGAAGCCGAACCCCGTGTGGCTCGGCTTTGTGCGTACTGGCAAGGCGCGTTCGGCCATTCGTCATTACCTGAAGACGATGCGTTTCGCCGAGTCGGTGCAACTGGGCGAGCGTCTGGTCGAGCAGGCGCTCAAGGGTTACGGCCTGACGATGAGCGAGATCTCCCCGGAAATCTGGGACAAGCTCGCGCAGTGGACGGGCAACAAGGATCGTCAGGACATCTTTGCCGACATCGGTCTGGGACGTCGGGTCGCGGCCGTGATGGCCAAGCGCCTCGCGGTGCTCACGTCGGGCAAGGAAGGCGAGAACGACGACAGCCCGGACGATCCCGATTCGCCGCGTACGGGCGACGAGAACGTCGGCCCGCCGGTGCTCATCACGGGCACGGAAGGCATGTCGGTGCAGTTCTCGGCATGCTGCCGTCCGATTCCGGGCGACGCCATCATGGGCTACATCGGCATCGGGCTGGGCATGGCGATCCACACCACGGACTGTCCGGTCGCGCGCCGTATCCATCGCAAGGATCCGACCCGCTGGATCGATGTGGCGTGGGCACCGCAGCCGGGGCGTCTGTTCGACGTCGGCATCAAGGTACTGGTGCATCACAATCGCGGCGTGTTCTCGCGTGTGGCGGCCGATATCACGGCGTCCGACGCGAACATCGTGCACATCGGGATGGACGAAGTGGTGCCGGACGAATCCGCCACGCTACGCTTCCTCATTCAGGTGAGCGACCGCGTGCATCTGGCTAACGTGATGCGCCGCATCCGTGTGAATCCGGACGTCATGCGTGTGGCGCGCGAGCGCCCCAGCGAGCGGCATCAGGACGATGTTCACGCCATGCGCATTTCGCGCGAACGCGGCAACTACTGA
- the rpoZ gene encoding DNA-directed RNA polymerase subunit omega produces MARITVEDCLKQIPNRFELALAATYRARQLAQGHTPKLENNKDKPTVVALREIAAGQVGIEMLKKVPL; encoded by the coding sequence ATGGCCCGAATTACCGTTGAAGATTGCCTGAAACAAATTCCGAATCGCTTCGAGCTCGCACTCGCCGCGACCTACCGCGCCCGCCAACTGGCGCAAGGTCACACGCCGAAGCTCGAAAATAACAAGGACAAGCCGACCGTCGTCGCGCTGCGCGAAATCGCAGCTGGCCAGGTGGGCATCGAGATGCTCAAGAAAGTGCCGCTCTGA
- a CDS encoding YicC/YloC family endoribonuclease, which produces MKDNNIYSMTGYASVTRDIAHADGAAGASVSVELRTVNSRFLDLAFRMPEEARACEPSLRESLTAKLSRGKVDIRINVQRPESGTNGALNLEAVKQLADLEQQVLVHFPDAERMRTGEILRWPGVLGEESVTAEALRDAVIDAGRAAIGDLVEVRRREGAQLKASLIERIEKMETILTGLQPLVPDLIARHQQKIVDRLQEALGVVVPEGSAAPSKEEVAERIRQEVTIYGVRIDVAEELTRLDAHLKETRHILDKGGLVGKRLDFMMQELNREANTLGSKAASKELADASMELKLYIEQMREQVQNLE; this is translated from the coding sequence ATGAAAGACAACAATATCTACAGTATGACCGGCTACGCCAGCGTCACGCGCGACATTGCGCATGCCGATGGAGCCGCAGGCGCGAGCGTGTCGGTCGAATTGCGCACGGTCAATTCGCGCTTCCTCGATCTGGCATTCCGCATGCCCGAAGAAGCGCGTGCGTGCGAGCCGTCGTTGCGTGAATCGCTCACTGCCAAGCTCTCGCGCGGCAAGGTCGATATCCGCATCAACGTGCAACGTCCCGAGAGCGGCACCAACGGTGCGCTCAATCTCGAGGCCGTCAAACAACTCGCCGATCTCGAACAGCAAGTCCTCGTTCATTTTCCCGATGCGGAACGCATGCGCACCGGTGAAATCCTGCGCTGGCCGGGCGTACTCGGCGAAGAGTCGGTGACGGCCGAAGCCCTGCGCGATGCCGTGATCGATGCCGGTCGTGCCGCGATCGGCGACCTCGTCGAGGTGCGTCGTCGCGAAGGGGCGCAGCTCAAGGCCAGCCTGATCGAGCGCATCGAGAAGATGGAGACGATTCTCACGGGCCTGCAACCGCTCGTGCCGGATCTGATTGCACGTCATCAACAGAAGATCGTCGATCGTCTGCAAGAAGCGCTGGGCGTGGTCGTGCCGGAAGGCTCGGCAGCACCGAGCAAGGAAGAAGTCGCGGAACGCATTCGTCAGGAAGTGACGATCTATGGCGTGCGCATCGACGTTGCGGAAGAACTCACGCGACTCGACGCCCACCTGAAGGAAACCCGCCACATCCTCGACAAGGGAGGACTGGTCGGCAAACGGCTCGACTTCATGATGCAGGAGCTCAATCGCGAAGCGAATACGCTCGGCTCGAAGGCAGCCTCGAAGGAACTCGCCGATGCGTCGATGGAGCTCAAGCTCTACATCGAGCAGATGCGCGAGCAAGTGCAGAATCTGGAGTAA
- the rdgB gene encoding RdgB/HAM1 family non-canonical purine NTP pyrophosphatase, translating into MAMQKIVLASNNPGKLREFASLFAPLGIELVPQGMLGVSEADEPHVTFIENALTKARHAAAATGLPALADDSGLCVPILGGAPGVYSARYAARAGREKSDAANNRHLIEQLAPHADTPGYRDAYYFAALVLVRHAEDPQPIIAEGRWDGEIVDDARGAHGFGYDPHFLIRSLNQTAAELDPAVKNAHSHRARALRVLLEKLGREA; encoded by the coding sequence ATGGCCATGCAGAAGATCGTGCTGGCGTCGAACAATCCGGGCAAGCTGCGCGAATTCGCCTCGTTGTTCGCGCCGCTCGGCATCGAGTTGGTCCCGCAGGGCATGCTCGGCGTGTCCGAGGCCGACGAACCGCACGTGACTTTCATCGAGAACGCTTTGACGAAGGCGCGTCACGCCGCCGCTGCGACCGGTCTGCCCGCGCTCGCCGACGACTCCGGCCTGTGCGTGCCGATCCTCGGCGGTGCGCCGGGCGTGTATTCCGCACGTTACGCCGCGCGCGCCGGCCGTGAGAAGTCGGATGCCGCGAACAACCGTCATCTGATCGAACAACTGGCCCCGCATGCCGACACGCCGGGCTATCGCGATGCGTATTACTTCGCGGCGCTCGTGCTCGTGCGTCACGCAGAAGATCCGCAACCGATCATCGCCGAAGGGCGCTGGGATGGTGAGATCGTGGACGACGCACGTGGCGCGCATGGCTTCGGCTACGATCCGCACTTCCTCATCCGCTCGCTGAATCAGACGGCTGCCGAACTCGATCCCGCCGTGAAAAACGCCCACAGCCACCGCGCTCGCGCATTGCGCGTGCTGCTGGAAAAGCTGGGGCGGGAGGCGTAA
- the rph gene encoding ribonuclease PH, which produces MTQITRPDGRAQDALRPVRITRQYTRYAEGSVLIECGETKVICTASVEEKVPGFLRDSGQGWLTAEYGMLPRATHTRGDREAARGKQSGRTQEIQRLIGRSLRAVFDLEKFGPRTIQIDCDVIQADGGTRCASITGAFVAAHDAVSKLIADGKLEASPIRAHVAAVSVGLYQGQPVLDLNYVEDSACDTDMNVIMTSEGGFVEIQGTAEGAPFTRAQSNVLLDLADAGIRQLIDAQKRALGV; this is translated from the coding sequence ATGACGCAAATCACCCGCCCGGACGGCCGTGCGCAAGACGCATTGCGCCCCGTGCGCATCACCCGCCAATACACCCGCTACGCCGAAGGCTCCGTGCTGATCGAGTGCGGCGAGACCAAGGTCATCTGCACGGCCAGCGTCGAAGAGAAAGTGCCGGGCTTCCTGCGCGATTCGGGCCAGGGCTGGCTCACCGCCGAGTACGGCATGCTGCCGCGCGCCACGCACACCCGTGGCGACCGCGAAGCCGCACGCGGCAAGCAAAGCGGACGCACGCAGGAAATTCAGCGCCTGATCGGCCGTTCGCTGCGCGCCGTGTTCGACCTCGAGAAATTCGGCCCGCGCACCATTCAGATCGACTGCGACGTCATTCAGGCCGACGGCGGCACGCGTTGCGCCTCGATCACTGGCGCATTCGTCGCTGCCCATGACGCTGTTTCGAAGCTGATTGCAGACGGCAAGCTCGAAGCGTCGCCCATCCGTGCGCACGTGGCGGCCGTCTCCGTCGGACTGTATCAGGGACAGCCGGTGCTCGACCTGAACTACGTCGAAGACTCGGCATGCGACACCGACATGAACGTCATCATGACGAGCGAAGGCGGTTTCGTCGAAATTCAAGGCACGGCCGAAGGCGCGCCGTTCACGCGCGCGCAAAGCAATGTGTTGCTCGATCTGGCGGACGCCGGTATCCGTCAGTTGATCGACGCGCAAAAGCGTGCGCTGGGAGTCTGA